A genomic window from Corvus hawaiiensis isolate bCorHaw1 chromosome 29, bCorHaw1.pri.cur, whole genome shotgun sequence includes:
- the IQGAP3 gene encoding ras GTPase-activating-like protein IQGAP3, with protein sequence MEGAGPGRCERPTAEEMDEQRRQNVAYQYLCHLEEAKRWMEACLGEGLPPPTELEESLRNGVLLAKLGHCFAPAIVPLKKIYDPEQTRYKAAGLHFRHTDNINYWRDAMSHVGLPSIFHPETTDIYDKKNMPRVVYCIHALSLYLFKLGLAPLIQDLYGKVDFTEEEINNMKRELEKYGLQLPAFSKIGGILANELSVDEAAVHAAVLAINEAVERGVVAQTMETLHNPHAMLVGLREELAGAYQEVLHQAKLEKGSNARNRYVQVIPEGEDVYDWCLTQAEIQGNINKVNVRGALEEVDSALERQDVLALHHALQDPTLALRCLQRDNLELYLEQLSVDREEKALELGYLELLEQEEVQAGILTANRRDEKERAMLQAVGRINAAVRRGMPAETLEALMDPAAQLPDVHAPAAPLYQHQLALLQCQHPRGELAQEELFVAVEMLSAVALVNQALDARDPNRLWSSLVSPALGLSGVEDANAQRYFDDLLQLKGQSRRAGAEFLSWNDIQDSVNSTNLSVQDENNRVHAVRLVNEALLQADPEKTLAALLLLAPALPDIALPTAPRYHSVLSRARRQKVQATEDNGAVLWWEEIQEGVCQANQDTVAARSMALGTAAINQAIKEGKASQTLRVLCNPDVALRGVVSACADAYQEQLAALMATKRPAGSAKPSWIRHRLLDGAEYYLNLQTLEGSWQCPHNGSFNTTHLSREEIQSVITRVAAAHGRQRLWASNVALVVRLQARLRGFLVRREFAARRHVLCQQRLAAIRIQACWRGYRQRRAYLERLHYLKANTEAAIKIQAAVRMWQAQRKYQERLRYFRQNIKAVIKIQAFVRANKARGDYRMLVHTKSPPLGIVRRFIHLLEQSQHDFWEESEVLRLQEEVVKGIRASRQLESDLDLMDIKIGLLVKNRITLQEVISHCKKLTKKNKEQLSEMMSMDKQKGLKSLSKEKRQKLEAYQHLFYLLQTQPVYLARLIFQMPQNKSTKFMESVIFTLYNYASNPREAYLLLQLFKVALQEEIRSKVDHVHDILTGNATVIRLVVSFYRNVRGQKALRHILAGPVQEVLQDKTLSIRTDPVDIYKAWINQTESQSGHRSKLPYEVSPEQALSHPEVQRRLDISIRNLLAITDKFVSAITSSVDKIPYGMRYMAKILRMSLVEKFPKAPAEEVDKIVGNLLYYRFMNPAVVAPDGFDIVDVSAGAALHPDHRRSLGSIANVLQHAAARKAFEGESAHLCGLNQYLEDTHNKFRRFISAACCVPEPEERFNMDEYSEMVAVAKPVIYITVGELINTHKLLLEHQDSIAPHHSDPLHELLEDLDELPTVQSLVGESVASLGDSGAEQVLSQLSRTEISLTLTNKLVPAASSEESDTRSLLLSTKQMLVDLIQSQPGDSLPEILWTPASEHEEAAHERLVRRRALRDAQASAPLKRHRSLAANGQLSMEEKKRKVIRNLRRLESLGLVDSANRYQELVDELAKDIRNQRRHRQQRHRELLKLRQTLEGLDAKTLFYEEQIDYYNQYIKTCLDNLAASNKVSGKSKKLPSLHYTAAQLWEKGVLLEIQDLPPSQLRNVIFDIIPCEESGRFQVKAKFMGIDMEHFQLHYQDLLQLQYEGVAVMKMFDKAKVNVNLLIFLLNKKFFKK encoded by the exons Atggagggagcggggccggggcgct GTGAGCGCCCAACTGCAGAAGAGATGGACgagcagaggaggcagaacGTTGCCTACCAGTACCTGTGTCACCTGGAAGAAGCCAAGCG CTGGATGGAGGCCTGTCTGGGCGAGGGGCTGCCTCCGCCCACGGAGCTGGAGGAGAGCCTGCGCAACGGGGTCCTCCTGGCCAAGCTGGGCCACTGCTTTGCCCCTGCCATTGTCCCACTGAAGAAGATCTACGACCCTGAACAGACACGGTACAAG GCAGCTGGTCTTCACTTCCGGCACACGGATAACATCAACTACTGGCGCGATGCCATGAGCCACGTGGGGCTTCCCTCG ATCTTCCACCCAGAGACCACTGACATCTATGACAAGAAGAACATGCCCCGGGTGGTCTACTGCATCCATGCACTCAG CTTGTACCTCTTCAAGCTGGGGCTGGCTCCTCTGATCCAGGACTTGTATGGGAAAGTGGACTTCACAG agGAGGAGATCAACAACATGAAGCGGGAGCTGGAGAAGtatgggctgcagctgcctgccttCAGCAAGATTGGCGGCATTTTGGCCAATGAGCTCTCAGTGGATGAAGCAGCAG TCCACGCCGCAGTGTTGGCCATCAACGAAGCGGTGGAGCGGGGGGTGGTGGCCCAGACGATGGAGACCCTCCACAACCCCCACGCGATGCTGGTGGGACTGCGCGAGGAGCTGGCAGGTGCCTACCAGGAGGTTCTGCACCAGGCCAAGCTGGAGAAGGGCAGCAATGCCAGAAACAGG TACGTGCAGGTGATCCCCGAAGGAGAGGACGTCTATGACTGGTGTCTGACCCAGGCTGAAATCCAAGGGAACATCAACAAAGTGAATG TGCGTGGGGCTCTGGAAGAGGTGGACAGTGCCCTGGAGAGACAGGATGTGCTGGCGCTGCACCACGCACTGCAGGACCCCACCCTGGCCCTGCGCTGCCTCCAGCGCGACAACCTCGAGCTCTACTTGGAGCAGCTGAGCGTGGACCGGGAGGAGAAGGCGCTG GAGCTGGGctacctggagctgctggagcaggaggaggtgcAGGCAGGGATCCTCACAGCGAACCGGAGGGACGAGAAGGAGCGAGCCA tgctgcaggctgTTGGCCGGATCAACGCTGCTGTCCGCCGAGGGATGCCAGCAGAAACCTTGGAAGCGCTGATGGACCCTGCAGCACAACTGCCTGATGTGCAcgcccctgctgcccccctgTACCAGCAccagctggccctgctgcagtgccagcacccGCGG GGCGAGTTGGCACAGGAGGAGCTGTTTGTGGCTGTGGAGATGCTCTCGGCTGTGGCACTGGTTAACCAAGCCCTGGATGCCAGGGACCCCaacaggctctggagcagcctggtcagccctgccctgggcctCTCAGGAGTTGAGGATGCAAACGCACAGCG GTACTTTGATGACTTGTTGCAGCTGAAAGGCCAGTcaaggagagcaggagctgagttcCTGAGCTGGAATGACATTCAGGACAGTGTCAACAGCACCAATTTATCAGTGCAGGATGAAAACAACC GAGTCCATGCAGTCCGGCTGGTCAATGAGGCGCTGCTGCAGGCGGACCCTGAGAAGACGCTGGCGGCGTTGCTGCTGCTGGCGCCCGCCCTGCCCGACATCGCCCTTCCAACCGCCCCGCGCTACCACAGTGTCCTGTCCAGGGCACGGAGGCAGAAAGTCCAG GCCACGGAGGACAATGGAGCTGTGCTTTGGTGGGAGGAGATCCAGGAAGGGGTCTGCCAGGCCAACCAGGACACAGTGGCAGCCAGGAGCA tggctctgggcacagctgccatCAACCAGGCCATCAAGGAAGGGAAGGCGTCGCAGACGCTGCGCGTGCTGTGTAACCCTGACGTGGCCCTGCGCGGGGTGGTGAGCGCCTGTGCTGACGCCTACCAGGAGCAGCTGGCGGCTCTCATGGCCACCAAGAGACCAGCAG GGAGCGCGAAGCCATCCTGGATCCGGCACAGGCTGCTGGATGGGGCCGAGTACTACCTGAACCTGCAGACCTTGGAGggcagctggcagtgcccacaCAATGGCAGCTTCAACACCACACATCTGAGCCGGGAGGAGATCCAG TCGGTCATCACCCGAGTGGCGGCGGCGCACGGCCGGCAGCGCCTGTGGGCGTCCAACGTCGCCTTAGTGGTGAGGCTGCAGGCGCGGCTCCGGGGCTTTCTCGTTCGCCGGGAGTTCGCGGCACGGCGGCACGTCCTGTGCCAGCAGAGGCTGGCTGCCATTCGGATCCAG GCTTGTTGGAGGGGGTACAGGCAACGCAGAGCTTACCTGGAGAGGCTGCACTACCTGAAAGCCAACACAGAGGCTGCAATCAAG ATCCAGGCGGCCGTGAGGATGTGGCAGGCACAGAGGAAGTACCAGGAGAGGCTGCGATACTTCAGGCAGAAC ATTAAAGCTGTAATTAAAATCCAGGCTTTTGTGCGAGCGAACAAGGCCCGTGGAGATTACAGGATGCTGG TCCACACCAAGAGTCCACCCTTGGGCATCGTCCGGCGCTTCATCcacctgctggagcagagccagcacgACTTCTGGGAGGAGTCGGAGGTGCtgcggctgcaggaggaggtggtGAAGGGGATCCGTGCCAGCCGGCAGCTGGAGAGCGACCTGGACCTCATGGACATCAAGATTGGGCTGCTGGTCAAGAACAGGATCACGCTGCAG gaggTCATCTCCCACTGCAAGAAGCTGACCAAGAAGAACAAGGAGCAGCTCTCAGAGATGATGTCCATGGACAAGCAGAAGGGGCTCAAGTCGCTCAGCAAGGAGAAACGGCAGAAGCTGGAGGCCTATCAGCACCTCTTCTACCTGCTGCAG acacagccAGTGTACTTGGCCAGGCTGATCTTCCAGATGCCCCAGAACAAGTCCACCAAATTCATGGAGTCTGTGATCTTTACGCTTTACAACTACGCGTCCAACCCACGGGAGGCttatctgctgctccagctcttcaAAGTGGCACTGCAGGAGGAGATCAG GTCCAAGGTGGACCATGTTCATGACATCCTGACGGGGAATGCCACGGTGATCCGGCTGGTGGTCAGCTTCTACCGCAATGTGCGTGGGCAGAAGGCCCTGAGGCACATCCTGGCTGGCCCGGTGCAGGAGGTCCTGCAGGACAAGACCCTCAGCATCCGCACGGACCCTGTGGACATCTACAAAGCGTGGATCAACCAGACTGAGTCGCAGAGTGGGCACAGAAG CAAGCTCCCGTATGAGGTCAGCCCTGAGCAAGCTCTCAGCCATCCCGAGGTCCAAAGGCGGCTGGATATTTCTATCCGCAATCTCCTGGCAATAACAGACAAGTTTGTCTCTGCCATCACCTCTTCTGTTGACAAGATCCC CTATGGGATGCGCTACATGGCCAAAATCCTGAGGATGTCCTTGGTTGAGAAATTCCCCAAGGCCCCGGCAGAGGAGGTTGATAAG ATCGTGGGGAACCTGCTCTACTACCGCTTCATGAACCCGGCGGTGGTGGCCCCCGATGGCTTTGACATCGTGGACGTGTCTGCCGGGGCAGCCCTGCACCCCGACCACCGCCGCAGCCTGGGGTCCATCGCCAACGTGCTGCAGCACGCCGCTGCCCGCAAGGCCTTCGAGGGGGAGAGCGCCCATCTCTGCGGGCTCAACCAGTACCTGGAGGACACCCACAACAAGTTCAG gaggttcatctctgctgcctgctgcgTCCCTGAGCCTGAAGAGAGGTTTAACATGGATGAGTACTCAGAGATGGTGGCAGTGGCCAAACCAGTCATCTACATCACTGTGGGGGAGCTCATCAACACGCACAAG CTCCTGCTCGAGCACCAGGACTCCATCGCACCACACCACAGTGACCCCCTGCACGAGCTCCTGGAGGATCTTGATGAGCTTCCTACAGTCCAGTCCCTGGTCG gggAGAGTGTTGCCAGCCTAGGAGACAGTGGTGCTGAGCAGGTgctctcccagctcagcagaacGGAGATCTCCCTCACCCTCACCAACAagctggtgccagcagccagcagcgAGGAGAGTGACACAAGGAGCCTGCTGTTGAG CACCAAGCAGATGCTGGTGGATTTGATCCAGTCGCAGCCAGGAGATTCCCTCCCGGAAATCCTGTGGACACCAGCCTCAGAGCATGAG GAAGCCGCCCATGAGCGCCTCGTGCGCCGGCGAGCGCTGCGAGACGCCCAGGCCTCTGCCCCGCTGAAGCGCCATCGCTCCCTGGCTGCCAACGGCCAGCTCTCCATGGAGGAGAAGAAGCGCAAGGTCATCCGCAACCTGCGGCGCTTGGAGAGCCTGGGGCTGGTGGACTCTGCCAACCGGTACCAGGAGCTCGTTGATGAGCTGGCCAAG GACATTCGGAACCAGCGGCGTCACCGGCAGCAGCGCCACAGGGAGCTCCTGAAGCTGAGGCAGACCCTGGAGGGCCTTGATGCCAAGACCTTGTTTTATGAGGAGCAAATTGATTATTACAACCAGTACATCAAGACCTGCCTTGACAACCTGGCAGCCAGCAACAA GGTCAGTGGGAAGAGCAAGAAGCTGCCATCGCTGCACTACACggcagcccagctgtgggagAAGGGGGTGCTGCTGGAAATCCAGGACCTGCCGCCCAGCCA GCTCAGGAACGTGATCTTTGACATCATCCCCTGTGAGGAGTCAGGCAGGTTCCAGGTGAAAGCCAAATTCATGGGGATCGACATGGAGCACTTCCAGCTGCACTACCAG gacctgctgcagctgcagtacGAGGGCGTAGCAGTCATGAAGATGTTCGACAAGGCCAAGGTCAATGTCAACCTGCTCATTTTCCTCCTCAACAAGAAGTTCTTCAAGAAGTAA